A genomic region of Zea mays cultivar B73 chromosome 6, Zm-B73-REFERENCE-NAM-5.0, whole genome shotgun sequence contains the following coding sequences:
- the LOC103630000 gene encoding uncharacterized protein, translating into MYCGRMTSTQRSESQNRVLKDGYVNNVTSLHIFAKRVLDSIQHTDHMDAGESHYSQTEVVRACKSRFDEQLSRVYTRAVYNEYKREYINSTAFVIEPDPGVECGYLVKHEKGDGTFC; encoded by the exons ATGTACTGTGGGCGAATGACTTCCACCCAGAGATCTGAGAGCCAAAACAGGGTTTTGAAAGATGGTTATGTTAACAATGTGACAAGCCTGCATATATTTGCAAAGAGGGTGCTTGACTCTATTCAGCACACAGACCACATGGATGCTGGGGAGTCACACTACtcacag ACTGAAGTTGTCAGAGCCTGCAAATCAAGATTTGATGAGCAACTCAGCAGGGTGTACACCAGGGCTGTGTACAATGAATACAAGAGGGAATATATTAACAGCACAGCTTTTGTGATAGAGCCTGATCCGGGAGTGGAATGCGGTTACTTGGTGAAACATGAGAAAGGCGATGGGACATTTTGCTAG